The Couchioplanes caeruleus nucleotide sequence CCCGGCGTTCCGTCGTCGGCGCCGTACCGGGTCATGCCGCCGGACGCGAGCACCAGCGCCACGTTGCCGGAGAGCAGCAGGTCAAGCTGGTTGCCGGCGAGCGGCAGGCCCAGGTCGAGCTTGCCGATGAGCCGCTGGGTCGCCGCGTCGAACAGCCGCAGCGTGCCGTTCTGGACCGTGACGATCCGCCGGCCGTCGGTCTTCACTATGTCCGGCTCGTCGGCGTCCTGCTCGTGGTTGTTCGTGCCCGAGAAGGCCGGTGCTGGAGCCGCCGCGCCGGCGCTGTCAGCCATCGTGCGGGCCCCGCCGACGGCCACCGCCTCGGGGACGGCGGCGCTGCCGGGGAAACCGTACGGTCCGACGCTGGCCTTGGCCGCCCGTTTGAGGTCGGCGGCGAGGCGTTGACACGAGTCGAAGGCGACGAGCTGCATCGCCCCGGACGAGACGGGGGCGGGTGGCGGCAGCGGCTCCGGTCCCGGGTCGGAGGTGCATCCGGCGAGCGGGAGCGCGACGGCGAGGGCGGCGCAGAGCAAGGAACGGCGCGACATGGGGGTGGGACGGCCCGTGCCCACGCCGGGTTCCCCGAACTGCAGAGGATCAGCTCGGCGCGGGCACCGGGGTGGGCGTCTCGACCAGCCGGGACAGCACCACCATGCTGCGCGTCGACGTCACGAACGGCTCCGCGCGCAGTCGCTCGAGGGCCTGCTCGAGATGTCCGATGTCCGCCGCGCGCAGGTGCACGAGGGCGTCGGCCTCGCCGGAAACCGTGTAGGCACCGACCACCTCGGGATGCCGGCGCGTCGCCACGGTGATCTGCGCCGGGGTCGTGCGGCCCGTGCAGAACAGCTCGACGAACGCCTCGGTCGTCCATCCCACCGCCGCGGGCTCGATGACGGTCGTGAATCCCTTGATGACCCCTTCGGCGCGGAGCCGGTCGACCCGTCGCTTCACCGCCGGCGCGGACAGGGAGACCTTCGCGCCGATGTCCGCGTACGACGAGCGCGCGTCGGCCACGAGCAACGCAATGATTCGCTGATCCACCGCGTCCATGCGCAACGATTAGCCTCTCGCGGACAAGGGATTGAGCTGTTTCCTGCGTGCCAGCGTACCTACGCTTTACCTCTATGAGCCACACGGAACGCTTGCCGCGAATCAGGACATACCTCATGTGTCCGCCTGAGCACTTCACGGTCGAGTACGCCATCAACCCGTGGATGGACACCACCGTCCCGGTCGACCCGGCCCTCGCGCTCAAGCAGTGGCAACTGCTCCGGGACACCCTGACGGATCTCGGCCACACCGTCCACGTCCTGGAGGCGCGCCCCGAGCTTCCCGACATGGTGTACGCCGCGAACGGCGCGTTCTCGGTCGACGGCAAGGTGTACGGGGCTCGTTTCGCGTACCCGCAGCGTGCCGCCGAGGCCGCGGCCCACCGCCACTTCTACGTCTCCGGCTCGTGGGAGTTCACCGACCCCGAACACGTCAACGAGGGCGAGGGCGACTTCGCGTACCTGCCCGACGCGTACGGCGGCCTGATCCTCGCCGGGTACGGCTTCCGCACCGAGCCGGTCGCGCACACCGAGGCGCAGGAGGTGCTCGGCCGTCCGGTGATCTCCCTGCAGCTCGTGGACCCGGCGTACTACCACCTCGACACGGCGCTCGCGGCGCTCGACGACCGCAACGTCACGTACTTCCCGGAGGCCTTCTCCCCCGCGTCGCAGCGCGTCCTGGCCCAGCTCTTCCCGGAGGCGGTCATCGCCGACCGGGCCGACGCGGAGGCCTTCGGCCTGAACCTGGTCAGCGACGGCCGCCATGTGGTGCTCAACACGGAGGCCACCGCGATGGGCGAGAAGGTACGCGCGGCCGGCTACACCCCGGTGCACGTCGAGCTGGGCGAACTCAAGCGCGGCGGCGGCAGCGTGAAGTGCGCGGTCGCCGAACTCCGCCCCTGACACAGGGGGCCTGGGAAGGCAGCGTGGACCATGCGAGGGAAGATGGTTCGCATGACCGACGAGACCCGTACCGCAGACAACCAGGACGACGGCTCCGTCATCGTCGTGGGCCCGGACGGCCGCCCCATGGGCACGGTGGAGGCCGACGGCACGATGAAGGCCGAGGAGCCCGGCAATCTCATCGAACAGCCCGCGAAGGTCATGCGGATCGGCAGCATGATCAAGCAGTTGCTCGAGGAGGTCCGCGCGGCGCCGCTGGACGAGGCGAGCCGGGGCCGGCTGCGGGAGATCCACCAGCGTTCGATCAAGGAGCTGGAGGACGGCCTCGCGCCCGAGCTGCAGGAGGAGCTGGAGCGGCTGTCGCTGCCGTTCGACTCCGAGACACCGCCGAGCGAGGCGGAGCTGCGCATCGCCCAGGCCCAGCTGGTCGGCTGGCTGGAGGGGCTGTTCCACGGCATCCAGGCGGCGCTGGTCGCGCAGCAGATGGCGGCGCGACTGCAGCTGGAGCAGATGCGCGGCGGCCAGGGACGCCCGGCGCTGCCGATGGGGCCGAACGGGATCATCCCGGGGATGCCGGGGCAGGGTGGCGACGGCAGCGGCCGCACGGGCCAGTACCTGTGAGGCGCTAGAGCTCGAACAGCTTCTCCAGGTAGACGGCGACCCCGTCCTCGTCGTTGGTGAGCGCCACCTCGTCGGCGACCTCCTTCACGGCGGGGTGGGCGTTGCCCATCGCCACGGAACGGCCTGCCCACGCCAGCAGGGGCAGGTCGTTCGGCATGTCCCCGAACGCCACGACCTCGCCGGCCTCGATGCCCTCGCGCTCGCAGAGCCAGGCCAGGCCGGCCGCCTTGGTCACCCCGGCGGCCGAGATCTCCACCAGCGCCGACGAGGACGAGTGGGTGGCGGTCGCCAGGTCGCCGAGGGTACGGCTGACCAGCTCCGCGAACTCGTCCGGCTCGTGCCGCGCCGACCGGGCCAGCAGCTTCACCGCCGGTACGCTCGTCAGCTCCTCCGGCGTGGAGAGCGCCCGTACGGTGTGGTGCTCCCCGTCCCAGTGCAGCGGCCACTTCTCCTCGTACCAGAAGCTTCTGCCGTCATCGACCTCGACGGCAAGGGTGACGTCGGGCACGGCCTCGCGCAG carries:
- a CDS encoding Lrp/AsnC family transcriptional regulator, giving the protein MRMDAVDQRIIALLVADARSSYADIGAKVSLSAPAVKRRVDRLRAEGVIKGFTTVIEPAAVGWTTEAFVELFCTGRTTPAQITVATRRHPEVVGAYTVSGEADALVHLRAADIGHLEQALERLRAEPFVTSTRSMVVLSRLVETPTPVPAPS
- the ddaH gene encoding dimethylargininase, which produces MSHTERLPRIRTYLMCPPEHFTVEYAINPWMDTTVPVDPALALKQWQLLRDTLTDLGHTVHVLEARPELPDMVYAANGAFSVDGKVYGARFAYPQRAAEAAAHRHFYVSGSWEFTDPEHVNEGEGDFAYLPDAYGGLILAGYGFRTEPVAHTEAQEVLGRPVISLQLVDPAYYHLDTALAALDDRNVTYFPEAFSPASQRVLAQLFPEAVIADRADAEAFGLNLVSDGRHVVLNTEATAMGEKVRAAGYTPVHVELGELKRGGGSVKCAVAELRP
- a CDS encoding bacterial proteasome activator family protein; amino-acid sequence: MTDETRTADNQDDGSVIVVGPDGRPMGTVEADGTMKAEEPGNLIEQPAKVMRIGSMIKQLLEEVRAAPLDEASRGRLREIHQRSIKELEDGLAPELQEELERLSLPFDSETPPSEAELRIAQAQLVGWLEGLFHGIQAALVAQQMAARLQLEQMRGGQGRPALPMGPNGIIPGMPGQGGDGSGRTGQYL
- a CDS encoding HAD family hydrolase, whose amino-acid sequence is MHAPFRLVASDIDGTLIRGDGSLSPRTIETLDRLQQGGIPTVLVTGRPVRWLRQLYDQMAEPLPAVCANGAVVYDPDTDEILRAAPLTTELLLDVTERLREAVPDVTLAVEVDDGRSFWYEEKWPLHWDGEHHTVRALSTPEELTSVPAVKLLARSARHEPDEFAELVSRTLGDLATATHSSSSALVEISAAGVTKAAGLAWLCEREGIEAGEVVAFGDMPNDLPLLAWAGRSVAMGNAHPAVKEVADEVALTNDEDGVAVYLEKLFEL